Genomic window (Victivallis lenta):
CCGCCAGGTAATTACATATTCTGGCATGTTTTTTGCTATTAAAAAATAATGCATTTATCACAATGCCGAACCAAACGAATGAAAGGTTTTACAAAAATGAGCAATTATGTCGATCGCGTGCTGTCCGGGCTGCAGCAGACCAACGGCCATGAAAAGGAGTTTCTGCAGAGCGTAACCGAAGTGCTCGGCTCCCTCTCGAAGATGCTCGAGGCCCAGCCGAAATACGAGAAGCACAAGATTCTCGAGCGCATGGTCGTTCCGGAACGCGCCATCATCTTTCAGGTTCCGTGGGTGGATGACAAGGGCGGGATTCAGGTCAACACCGGTTACCGCATCCAGTTCAACAGCGCGATCGGTCCCTACAAGGGCGGGCTGCGCTTCCATCCGTCGGTCAATCTGTCGATTCTGAAGTTCCTCGGCTTCGAGCAGGTCTTCAAGAACAGCCTGACCACGCTGCCGATGGGCGGCGGCAAGGGCGGCGCGGACTTCGATCCGAAAGGCAAATCCGACCGCGAAGTCATGGCGTTCTGTCAGAGCTTCATGCGCGAGCTCTTCCGCCACATCGGGCCATCCACCGACGTCCCGGCCGGCGATATCGGCGTCGGCGCCCGCGAAATCGGCTATCTCTTCGGCCAGTACAAGCGCATCGTCAACAGCGTCGACAGCGTTCTGACCGGCAAGGGGCTGAATTGGGGCGGCAGCCTGGTCCGTCCGGAGGCGACCGGCTACGGCGCGGTCTACTTCGCGGCTGAAATGCTCAAGACCCGCGACCGCGGTTTCGACGGCGCCCGCGTGCTGATCTCCGGCTCCGGCAATGTCGCGCAGTATGCGGCCCAGAAGGCGACCCAGCTCGGCGGCAAGGTGCTGTCGCTCTCCGACTCGAACGGCACGATCATCGACGAGGACGGCATCGACGCCGAAAAGCTCGCATTCGTCCAGGAGCTCAAGAATGTCAGGCGCGGCCGTATCGCCGAATACGTGAAGCAGTATCCGACCGCGAAGTATTATGAAGGCAAGCGCCCGTGGACGCTTGCGAAGTGCGACATCGCCATGCCGTGCGCGACGCAGAACGAACTGAATCTCGACGAGGCCAAAGCGCTTGTCGCCAACGGCTGCATCTGTGTCTGCGAAGGCGCGAACATGCCGACCACGCTCGACGCGACCCAGTACTTCCTGCAGAACAACGTGCTCTTCTCGCCCGGCAAGGCTTCGAACGCCGGCGGCGTCGCCACCAGCGGCCTCGAGATGAGCCAGAATGCGATGCGTCTCTCCTGGTCCCGCGAAGAGGTCGATCAGAAGCTGCACGGCATTATGATCAACATCCACAACGCCGCCCGCAACGCCGCCGCCGAATTCGGCGAGCCGGACAACTACGTCATGGGCGCGAACATCGCCGGCTTCCGCAAGGTCGCCGACTCGATGATCGATCTCGGCATCTGACCGGACCGCGTCCCGGTTTCGGACCGGGCGCCGGATTGATCTGACGGATTCCGGAAAGGGCACCGATGCTGCTCTTTCCGGAATCCGTTGTCTTTTTCGGTTGCATTTTACGGCCTGGCGGGTACATTATATGCTGAGCAACACGCTTTCGGCCATGAAGAAGATACGGAAAAGGAAACGATGAACCTGTTGCGGAACGAAACCCTCAGACGCTGGACCCGGCAACCGTTTTTTTATTTTCTGGCCGCCCTGGCGCTGGCATTGCCGCTTGCCGCCTGCACCGCGATTCCTTCGCTTGATGTGGCCGGCAGGTATGCTCCGATGGCCGATGCGCTGGCAGCCGGGGAGTGGCGTTATGCGTTCCATCCGCGCGTATCCCCGCTGCTGCCGGTTCTGGGCGGCGTCTTTTCCTTCCTGTCCGGCTGGAGCGGTTTTGCCGGAGTGAAGCTCGCGGCTTCTCTGCTGTTCGCGCTTGCGGTGTTTCCGTTGTTCGCACTCTTCAAGCGGGTGTTCTCCGAGCAGGTCGCCTGCTGGGGCGTGCTTTTTTTCCTGTTCTGCTCGCATGTGCTCCGTTATGCGGGCGAGGGGCTGCGCGATGCCGGAAAAACCCTGCCGCTGGCTATCGCCGCCTGGGCTTTGATCGGACTTCGCTCCGCTCCGCGGCAATGGAGGTATTACCTCTGGCTCGGCGCCGCGTTTGCGCTCGGAACCGCCATCCGTCCCGAGCTGATGGCGGTCATCGGCCTCATTCTTGTCGCGGCGTTCCTCTGCGACTGTGCCGGAAACCGGCTGCCGTACCGTTCCGTCGCCGCCGGCGGGTTCGGGCTGCTTCTGCTTGCCCCGATGTTCTGGAGCAACTATACGGCGACCGGATATCCGGTGCCGGATATCCGGTTCATTCCGCTGATCCGGAAATTCGCGGCGAATAACCCGCCCGCCGTTTCCGTTCCGGTCCGTCCGAAGGTCGTCCTGCCGCCGCCGTCCGAGCTTCTGCCGCCTCCCGTCAAGCTGCCGGACGCGGTCCTGAAGGCACGGCAGACCGGCAACCGCTGGTATGAGGCGGCAGGTTATCTGGAGGGGCTTTTCGAGGGCAGCTATCCGTACTTCCTGATCCCGGTCCTGCTCGGCATCGGCTGGCGGATCAGGCGCCGGGAGTGGAATGCCGGGGAGAGCATCATTCTCGCCATCCTGATCGGCCATGCGCTTCTGCTGACCTTGCAGAACGTCATTGCGGACGGTTACCTCGGGTTCTCCAAACGCTATCTGATTCCGGCTGCGCCGCTCGCCTTCGGCTGGTGCGGCTGGAGCGCGATCATGCTCTGGGGAGTCCTGAAGCGGCGCTTCCCCGCCTGCTGCAATTTCAGGACGGCTTGTGCCGTCACGGCGCTGTTGATGACCGCGCTGTATGCGGACGCCTTCGGCCCGGTGATCCGGGAGCATACCTCGCGCAAGCAGTCCGCCAAGCGGCTGGCGATCGAAAAAGCGGCGGCGGTGATCCGCGCCGACTATCGCGGGGAACGCAGAACCGAACGGGAGTTCACGCCGTACCTTTATCGCTCGAACCGCCGGCCGCTGGTCTTGGCATTTGACGATATCAAGCCGGCCGTCTATCTCTCCGGCGGTTCCTGCACCGCCGATCCGTCGCGGGCCGACTACATCATCACCGGCCGCGGCGGCTCCGCCCCCGGCGGAAGCTGGACGCCGCTGGCCCGGATTCCCGGACGCAAGGACGAAGCTGTCGTCTGGCGCCGGAATCAGGAGCGCGGGTTTTAGAACTTATCAGTTGATTTGCTCTTGATCCCCGGCAAGCCGCCTGCCTTCGGCCGTGGTTAAAAGCGTTCGACCGCTTTCACCGCGTAGCGTCTCTTCGCGCTTTCGCTCATGGAGCCATCCGCCCGGACCTCTCCCCAGGCAGGCGCTTCGTTTTCATAACCGAAGCTGAAGCCGTCGTCGGCGAAAAGGCGGGCCGGTTCCGGGGCGCTGCCGTAAACGCGCAGAGTCAGCCGATGCTGCATGCCGTCTTCGATATATTCGACCGGGTCGGCCAGCGGAATCACGCTGTTCTCTTTGACCAGGATCGGCAGTTCTCCGATCGCCGGAGCAAGCCGCACCTCTGCTTCATGCCGTTCGCCGGTGTGAAAATCGCGCCAGACTCCGGGCGGCAGCGGCAGAACGAGCTCCGTCATCCCGGCGCGGAACGGTGCAACCAGCAGGCGTTCGCCGGCCAGCCATGCGAAATCGACGTCGCGCAGCCGTTCGTCCTCCGGATAGTCCATCGCGAGCGCCCGGAACGGCGGCGTCCCCTCGAACCGGTAGGCCGCGAACGCCGCGTAAAGGTACGGCAGGAACCGCATCCGCAGCTGCAGCGTCTCGCGGGTCAGGACCTCGAGATGGGCCTGCTCTTCGGGCGGATAAAACTCGTTTCTCACGTTGCGTTCGCGCACCAGCTGCCGCCACGGCGGATTCGGCATCATCCAGATATTCAGCAGCATGAGCGGCGAAAGCACCATGGTCTGCAGCCGCCGGATATAATCCTCCGGCGAAGCGGCGTGCCGGAATTCCGGCGTCCAGAGCAGCCCCGAAAAGCCGCTGGTTGTCACGCCGCGGATGAATTCGGCATGGTCGTAGAGGTCGCTGTAAAGCACGAACGGCTGCGGCGGAGCGAACGCATGGGCATTGCGGACCAGCCCGTAAGTGCGCACGCCCGCGTCGCGGCAGGCGCCGTCGACCACATTCATATAGTGTGTGCCGAACATCGAATGCATGGTCTCCCCGTCGTGGCCGGACGGAAAGCGCGAACACTCCGGGAACGACCACGGACTTGAGATGAAATCCGAATTATCGCATTCGTCGAGTTTGAAAGCGTCGATGCCGCGCCGGGTCAGCCGTTCGGCGTGATGCCGCCGGAATGTTTCGCGCGCCGGAGCCAGCGTGAAGTCCGGCACCAGGCCGTTCCAGACCTTGAAGTCGCCGGAGTACGGCCGCAGCTCCTCATAAAACGGCGCGTCGGGATGCGTGAACGCATGCTCCCAGAGATTGATGCGGAAATGCTGCTCCCGGAGCCGGTTGACGAGCGCTTCCGGTTCCGGGAAACGTTCGGGACTCCAGGAAAACGTACAGGAGTAGGCGTGGCTCTGCCAGCCCGGTTCGAGGCCGAAAACGTCGCACGGGATATGCTTTTCGCGCAGTTCGGCGGCCAGCGACAGCGCTTCGCCGGCCTCGAAAGCGCCGCAGGCGCGGTATTGGCAGCCGAGGCCCCATTCGGGCGGAAACGCCCCGCCGCCGCAGAACAGGACATAGCGCCTCACCGCATCAAGCAGCGCCGGGCCCGAAAACAGATAGATTTCGACCCCCTGCGCGGCCGGAATATCGACGACCATCGGGGCGGAGACTCCTTCTTTTCCGGCGTAAAGCTCGGCTTCGGTCAGGCGGATGCCGCCTGCTTCGTCCGTCTGCTTCCGGGCGTTCAGCAGTTCGTTGCCGCCGCAGTAGAAGGTAGCGTAGCGGGCCGTATCGACCAGCACGCCGTATCCGGCGGTCGAGAAATAGAGCGGGCAGGGCGCATGGCTGTCGCCGGTGTCCACGGCCGGATCGCTGTTGACGCGGAGCGTCCGTTTCCTGCCGGTGTGACGGAGCCGTTTCAGGTTGAGCCCGAAACCGTAGATATCCTCGCCGGGCGAGAGCGGCAGTTCGAGGCGGCAGCCGCGCGTCGAAACCGAAAAACGGATCTGGCCGGCATCGAACGGCGCGGCCGCGGCGGGCAGGGCGGCGAGCGCCTCTCCGCGCGGCGCCCTGACATAAACCTGTTTCGACGGAGTGTCGGATTCCGGCGTGCCGAACGCCAGTCGTGCGACGCCGGGAAAAAGCTGCTCCATATTCTTCATCCTTCCTTGACGATTCCGGTTGCATACATGTTTTCAATAAGATAGCGTCCGAAAATGTGATTGCAACCCGGCGGCACCTTGACAGCGTCGAAAAAATGCGCTACATTGTCCGGTCTCTGAAGCAATGTCCGATACAGGAGGAATCTATGAAATCGTACCGCAGGGAGCTTACGCTCACGCTGCCGCAGCGCCGGCAGTTCGTCAACATCACGCCGCAGGTCGAAGCTGCGCTCGAGGAGTCCGGCATCCGCGAAGGGCTGCTGCTCTGCAACGCGATGCACATCACGGCTTCCGTGTTCATCAACGACGACGAGCCGGGGCTGCACGCGGATTTCGAAACCTGGCTCGAAAAGCTCGCGCCGGAGAAACCGCACAGCCAATATGCCCACAACGGCTATGAGGACAATGCCGATGCGCATATGAAACGGCAGGTCATGGGCCGCGAAGTCGTTGTCGCCGTGACCCGCGGGCGCCTCGATTTCGGACCGTGGGAACAGATCTTCTACGGCGAATTCGACGGGAAACGCCCGAAGCGGCTCCTGATCAAAATCATCGGCGAATAGAGCCTTCCGATTTGAAAAAAGCCGGTTGCCGCGCTATTGTAACATATTGCGATCCGTCGCAGGAAGTGCAAGCGTTCATTTAGGAGAGCCTTTTTATTATGCCGCTGGATATTCAATGGTTCATTTATGCGCTGATCAGCAACGGCGCCATCACCCAGGCGGATGCCGATCGTTTTTATCAGTCGCTCGGCGCGAATCCCGACCTCGAAGCGTATGCGCAGCTCGTGCTCGATCAGCTGGTCAGCGGACTTTCCGAGGAGGATCAGCAGTCGGTCCTCGAACAGATCCAGTCGGTGATCGATTATGCGGTCGCCCAGGCCGAGACCGGCATTGCGCCGAACCTGCCGCAGAACAAGCCCGCCCGGCCCGGTTTTCCGGGCGGCGCGGCGGCGGCCCGGCCCGGTTTCCCTCCGGCGCAGCGGGCTGGGGCTTTCCCTCCGGCTCAGCGGGCGGCGGCGTTTCCTCCGGCGCAGCGGGCGGGGGCCTTTCCGCCGGCCCGGCGCGGCTACATTCCGCCGTCCCCCGGTTCCCGCGATATGGGCGAACCGCCGGAGGAGCGGCGCGGCGGTGACGGCGGCCGCGCGCGTACCGCCATCGTGCAGGATTCGGCCACGCGCTTCGACAGCGTCGACATCGACCTGTCGCAGATTCAGTCTTATGCGGATCTGCCGAGTCTCCGAAACGTCTCCGAAATGAGTGATCCGGAGCTTCAGCAGCTCGTCATCACGCTGTTGACCTGTCTGCGCGCACTCGGCGCGTCGGACCTGCATATTTCGGCGGGTTCTCCTCCATTCGTCCGCCGGATGCTCCAGATCGAACGCATCGACGACTGGGTCATCCCGGAAGAGGATGCGTTCCGGCTCAACACCGTCCTGCTCTCAGCCGAGCGCAAGAAGCGCTTCGAGGAGGATATGGACATCAACTTCGCGCTTGAGATCGGCGCGGACCGGTTCCGCGTCTGCCTCATGATGCACAAAGACGGCTCCGCAGCCAGCTACCGCCTGGTACCGGATCATATCTGTTCGCTCGAGGAACTCGGTTTTCTCGACCATGACGTGACCCACATCAAGCGCCTGCTCGACTATCACAACGGTCTTGTGCTGGTCACCGGCCCGATCGGCTCGGGTAAAACCACGACCCTTGCGGCGATGGTCGACATCATCAACGAAAAACGCACCGACCACATCATCACGGTCGAAGACCCGATCGAGATCCTGCAGAATTCCAAGAACTGCCAGGTTACCCAGCGCGAGATCGGCAAACATACGATCAGTTACCGCACTGCGCTCAAAGCCGCGCTGCGCGAGGACCCGGACGTCATCGTCATCGGCGAACTGCACGACCTCGAAACCATCGAGAACGCGATCACGGCTTCGGAAACCGGGCACCTCGTCATCGGCACGCTGCACACCAGCGATGCGGCCAATACGCTGAACCGCCTGCTCGATGTGTTTCCGCCCTCGCAGCAGCCGCAGATCCGCGCCATGACGGCGGGCAGCCTGCGCGGCATCATCTGCCAGCGCCTGATTCCGGCGGCGGACGGCGGCCTGACGACCGCCTACGAAATTCTGATCAACAATATGGCGGTGGGCAACATCATCAGCGAAGGCAAGGCGTTCAAGCTCAAATCGACCATGCAGATCGGCAACAAGCAGGGCATGTGCACGCTCGACCAGTGCCTGCTCGAGAAATACAAGGCCGGCCTTATCACCTACGAGGTTGCGAAATACTACATGCACGACCAGGCCGAAACCGCGCAGCTCGAACGCGAATACGCGATCCGGCAGGCGCAGCAGCTCCAGGCGAATTAATTGGGTGGAAAGAGAGAGCGAAACAATATGGAAACTGAACCGATCATCAATCAATACCTGCGTCAGATGCTCGAACTCGGCGGGTCCGACCTTCACCTTTCGATCAATTTCCCGCCCAAGGCGCGTGTTCACGGCAATATCATCGAGCTGAACGATGAGCCGATCACGCCGGAATACATGGAGCAGATGCTCAAAGAGATCTGCATGCCGAAGCGGTGGGAGAAGTTTCTGGAGACCCACGACCTCGATTTCGCGCATGAAATTCCGGGGCTGGCCCGTTTCCGTACGAACTACATGTACAACTATCACGGCATGGGCTGCGTCATGCGCCAGATTCCGAGTCGGATTCTGACGCTTGAGGAGCTGCACATGCCGGAGGTGCTCAAAGAGATCTGCTCGCTCAAGTCCGGCCTCGTGCTGGTGACCGGCCCGACCGGTTCCGGCAAGTCGACCACGCTGGCCGCCATGATCGACTACATCAACGAAAATTTCAGCAAGCACATCATCACGATCGAGGACCCGATCGAATTCGTGCACCAGAACAAGAACTGCACGATCGTCCACCGCGAGGTCGGCCTGCAGGCGGAATCGTTCCCGACCGCGCTGCGCGGGGCGATGCGCTCGGACCCCGATATCGTGCTGATCGGCGAGATGCGCGAAAACGACACGATGCGGCTCGGGCTCACCTGCGCCGCGATGGGCATGCTGGTTTTTGCAACCATGCACACGAACAACGCGCCGAAGACCATCGACCGTATGATCGACGCATTCCCGTCCAACGAACAGGCGCAGATCCGCACCATGCTGGCTGAATGTCTGCAGGCGATCGTTTCGCAGCTGCTCTGCCGCAAGAAATCGGGCGGCCGCGTCGCCGTGCACGAGGTGCTGCTCTGGACCGACGGCCTGCCGAATACGATCCGCGAGGGGCAGATTTCGAACATCCGCACAATCATCGATGCCGGCGGCGGCCGCGGAATGAAGGCGATGGACAATTCGATTCAGGCCGAATTTGATGCCGGAAATATTTCGGCGGAAGAAGCTTACATGAAAGCAAGCGACAAGGGGCGCTTCCTGCCGTTCCTCGAAGCGGAGGAGGCGGCCGAGAAAGCCGCCCGCGCCGCGGCGGCCGAAGAAGAGGAAGCATAAAAAGGAGTCTCCGCCGGAATGTTCGGGAAACTTTACGCCGCATGGCTGAAAATTGCCGGACTCCACCGCTCCGACGACGAAACGGAGCGGGGAACTTGGGTCAACTTCTTTTTTCCGCGTCTGCGGCCCGGCTTCTTCATCCGCATGACGGTTGTGGCGGTGCTGGCGGTATTGCTTTTCACGCTGGTTCTGATGCCGTGCCGGATCAACGGCGGCAGCATGATGCCGACCTTCCCCGAGCACGGTTTCACCTTCTGCTACAAGCTGCGTTATCTGTTCAGCAAACCGAAGCGGGGCGACATCGTCATCATCCGGTACAAGGA
Coding sequences:
- the gdhA gene encoding NADP-specific glutamate dehydrogenase; this translates as MSNYVDRVLSGLQQTNGHEKEFLQSVTEVLGSLSKMLEAQPKYEKHKILERMVVPERAIIFQVPWVDDKGGIQVNTGYRIQFNSAIGPYKGGLRFHPSVNLSILKFLGFEQVFKNSLTTLPMGGGKGGADFDPKGKSDREVMAFCQSFMRELFRHIGPSTDVPAGDIGVGAREIGYLFGQYKRIVNSVDSVLTGKGLNWGGSLVRPEATGYGAVYFAAEMLKTRDRGFDGARVLISGSGNVAQYAAQKATQLGGKVLSLSDSNGTIIDEDGIDAEKLAFVQELKNVRRGRIAEYVKQYPTAKYYEGKRPWTLAKCDIAMPCATQNELNLDEAKALVANGCICVCEGANMPTTLDATQYFLQNNVLFSPGKASNAGGVATSGLEMSQNAMRLSWSREEVDQKLHGIMINIHNAARNAAAEFGEPDNYVMGANIAGFRKVADSMIDLGI
- a CDS encoding ArnT family glycosyltransferase; protein product: MNLLRNETLRRWTRQPFFYFLAALALALPLAACTAIPSLDVAGRYAPMADALAAGEWRYAFHPRVSPLLPVLGGVFSFLSGWSGFAGVKLAASLLFALAVFPLFALFKRVFSEQVACWGVLFFLFCSHVLRYAGEGLRDAGKTLPLAIAAWALIGLRSAPRQWRYYLWLGAAFALGTAIRPELMAVIGLILVAAFLCDCAGNRLPYRSVAAGGFGLLLLAPMFWSNYTATGYPVPDIRFIPLIRKFAANNPPAVSVPVRPKVVLPPPSELLPPPVKLPDAVLKARQTGNRWYEAAGYLEGLFEGSYPYFLIPVLLGIGWRIRRREWNAGESIILAILIGHALLLTLQNVIADGYLGFSKRYLIPAAPLAFGWCGWSAIMLWGVLKRRFPACCNFRTACAVTALLMTALYADAFGPVIREHTSRKQSAKRLAIEKAAAVIRADYRGERRTEREFTPYLYRSNRRPLVLAFDDIKPAVYLSGGSCTADPSRADYIITGRGGSAPGGSWTPLARIPGRKDEAVVWRRNQERGF
- a CDS encoding TIM-barrel domain-containing protein — translated: MEQLFPGVARLAFGTPESDTPSKQVYVRAPRGEALAALPAAAAPFDAGQIRFSVSTRGCRLELPLSPGEDIYGFGLNLKRLRHTGRKRTLRVNSDPAVDTGDSHAPCPLYFSTAGYGVLVDTARYATFYCGGNELLNARKQTDEAGGIRLTEAELYAGKEGVSAPMVVDIPAAQGVEIYLFSGPALLDAVRRYVLFCGGGAFPPEWGLGCQYRACGAFEAGEALSLAAELREKHIPCDVFGLEPGWQSHAYSCTFSWSPERFPEPEALVNRLREQHFRINLWEHAFTHPDAPFYEELRPYSGDFKVWNGLVPDFTLAPARETFRRHHAERLTRRGIDAFKLDECDNSDFISSPWSFPECSRFPSGHDGETMHSMFGTHYMNVVDGACRDAGVRTYGLVRNAHAFAPPQPFVLYSDLYDHAEFIRGVTTSGFSGLLWTPEFRHAASPEDYIRRLQTMVLSPLMLLNIWMMPNPPWRQLVRERNVRNEFYPPEEQAHLEVLTRETLQLRMRFLPYLYAAFAAYRFEGTPPFRALAMDYPEDERLRDVDFAWLAGERLLVAPFRAGMTELVLPLPPGVWRDFHTGERHEAEVRLAPAIGELPILVKENSVIPLADPVEYIEDGMQHRLTLRVYGSAPEPARLFADDGFSFGYENEAPAWGEVRADGSMSESAKRRYAVKAVERF
- a CDS encoding secondary thiamine-phosphate synthase enzyme YjbQ, with translation MKSYRRELTLTLPQRRQFVNITPQVEAALEESGIREGLLLCNAMHITASVFINDDEPGLHADFETWLEKLAPEKPHSQYAHNGYEDNADAHMKRQVMGREVVVAVTRGRLDFGPWEQIFYGEFDGKRPKRLLIKIIGE
- a CDS encoding type IV pilus twitching motility protein PilT yields the protein MPLDIQWFIYALISNGAITQADADRFYQSLGANPDLEAYAQLVLDQLVSGLSEEDQQSVLEQIQSVIDYAVAQAETGIAPNLPQNKPARPGFPGGAAAARPGFPPAQRAGAFPPAQRAAAFPPAQRAGAFPPARRGYIPPSPGSRDMGEPPEERRGGDGGRARTAIVQDSATRFDSVDIDLSQIQSYADLPSLRNVSEMSDPELQQLVITLLTCLRALGASDLHISAGSPPFVRRMLQIERIDDWVIPEEDAFRLNTVLLSAERKKRFEEDMDINFALEIGADRFRVCLMMHKDGSAASYRLVPDHICSLEELGFLDHDVTHIKRLLDYHNGLVLVTGPIGSGKTTTLAAMVDIINEKRTDHIITVEDPIEILQNSKNCQVTQREIGKHTISYRTALKAALREDPDVIVIGELHDLETIENAITASETGHLVIGTLHTSDAANTLNRLLDVFPPSQQPQIRAMTAGSLRGIICQRLIPAADGGLTTAYEILINNMAVGNIISEGKAFKLKSTMQIGNKQGMCTLDQCLLEKYKAGLITYEVAKYYMHDQAETAQLEREYAIRQAQQLQAN
- a CDS encoding type IV pilus twitching motility protein PilT: METEPIINQYLRQMLELGGSDLHLSINFPPKARVHGNIIELNDEPITPEYMEQMLKEICMPKRWEKFLETHDLDFAHEIPGLARFRTNYMYNYHGMGCVMRQIPSRILTLEELHMPEVLKEICSLKSGLVLVTGPTGSGKSTTLAAMIDYINENFSKHIITIEDPIEFVHQNKNCTIVHREVGLQAESFPTALRGAMRSDPDIVLIGEMRENDTMRLGLTCAAMGMLVFATMHTNNAPKTIDRMIDAFPSNEQAQIRTMLAECLQAIVSQLLCRKKSGGRVAVHEVLLWTDGLPNTIREGQISNIRTIIDAGGGRGMKAMDNSIQAEFDAGNISAEEAYMKASDKGRFLPFLEAEEAAEKAARAAAAEEEEA
- the lepB gene encoding signal peptidase I, whose product is MFGKLYAAWLKIAGLHRSDDETERGTWVNFFFPRLRPGFFIRMTVVAVLAVLLFTLVLMPCRINGGSMMPTFPEHGFTFCYKLRYLFSKPKRGDIVIIRYKDKTYFLKRVIGLPGDTVEFRNGDLYLNGRKQNEAYVRYASDWNLSPRKVEPGHYYVVGDNRSQGINEHIFGSVRADRIVGSPIW